A genomic window from Arthrobacter sp. FW305-BF8 includes:
- a CDS encoding NADP-dependent isocitrate dehydrogenase: MAKIIYTHTDEAPMLATYSFLPIIEAFASTAGVQVETRDISLAGRIIAVFGDYLTAEQQIGDALAELGELAKKPEANIIKLPNISASVPQLKAAIAELQSQGYKLPDYPDNPTSDEETAIRSRYDKIKGSAVNPVLREGNSDRRAPLSVKNYARQNPHSMGAWTPESKTNVAHMDANDFRANEKSVVVPADGTIEIQLVREDGTVKVLKKAFPVLAGEVIDGTVMRAAALDEFLAAQVARAKEEGVLFSAHLKATMMKVSDPIIFGHVVKAYFSELFDTYGKQLAAAGLSPNNGLASILSGLDELPEDVREGVQAAIKKGLEEGPAIAMVDSDKGITNLHVPSDVIVDASMPAMIRSSGHMWGPDGQEADTLAVLPDSSYAGIYQVVLDDCRANGAFDPTTMGTVPNVGLMAQAAEEYGSHDKTFEAQVPGKIQVVDGAGTVLIEHEVAPGDIWRACQTKDLPIRDWVKLAVNRARASQTPAVFWLDETRAHDAKLIEKVREYLQEHDTEGLQIEILSPVKATAFTLERIRKGEDTISVTGNVLRDYLTDLFPILELGTSAKMLSIVPLINGGGLFETGAGGSAPKHVQQLLKENHLRWDSLGEFLALAVSFEHLANTTDNARAQVLADTLDRATGTFLLENKSPSRKAGEIDNRGSHYYLAQYWAQELAKQTEDAELAASFASVADALTSNEEAIVSELLGAQGQPVDIGGYYRPDAEKAAAVMRPSATLNKIVASLS, translated from the coding sequence ATGGCCAAAATTATCTATACCCACACCGACGAAGCGCCAATGCTGGCAACCTATTCGTTCCTGCCGATCATTGAGGCGTTCGCGTCCACGGCAGGTGTGCAGGTGGAGACCCGCGACATTTCGCTGGCCGGCCGCATCATCGCCGTCTTCGGCGATTACCTCACTGCAGAGCAGCAGATCGGCGACGCCCTGGCTGAACTTGGTGAACTGGCGAAGAAGCCGGAAGCCAACATCATCAAGCTGCCCAACATCAGCGCTTCCGTGCCGCAGCTGAAGGCCGCCATTGCCGAGCTTCAGTCCCAGGGCTACAAGCTGCCGGATTACCCGGACAACCCGACGTCCGACGAAGAGACCGCCATCCGGTCCCGCTACGACAAGATCAAGGGCTCCGCCGTGAACCCGGTCCTGCGTGAAGGCAACTCGGACCGCCGCGCACCGCTGTCGGTCAAGAACTACGCCCGCCAGAACCCGCACTCCATGGGTGCCTGGACCCCGGAGTCCAAGACCAACGTGGCACACATGGACGCCAACGACTTCCGCGCCAACGAGAAGTCCGTGGTGGTCCCCGCCGACGGCACCATCGAAATCCAGCTGGTCCGCGAGGACGGCACGGTCAAGGTCCTGAAGAAGGCCTTCCCGGTCCTTGCCGGCGAGGTCATCGACGGCACCGTGATGCGCGCCGCCGCCCTGGACGAATTCCTGGCAGCACAGGTAGCCCGCGCCAAGGAAGAGGGCGTGCTCTTCTCCGCACACCTGAAGGCCACCATGATGAAGGTCTCCGACCCGATCATCTTCGGCCACGTGGTCAAGGCTTACTTCTCCGAGCTGTTCGACACCTACGGCAAGCAGCTCGCCGCGGCCGGGCTCAGCCCCAACAACGGCCTTGCTTCCATCCTCAGCGGACTGGACGAGCTGCCCGAGGACGTCCGTGAAGGTGTCCAGGCCGCCATCAAGAAGGGCCTCGAAGAAGGCCCCGCGATCGCCATGGTCGACTCTGACAAGGGCATCACCAACCTGCACGTCCCCAGCGACGTTATCGTGGACGCCTCCATGCCCGCCATGATCCGCAGCTCCGGCCACATGTGGGGCCCGGACGGTCAGGAAGCCGACACCCTGGCTGTCCTCCCGGATAGCTCCTACGCCGGCATCTACCAGGTTGTCCTCGACGACTGCCGTGCCAACGGCGCCTTCGACCCCACCACCATGGGCACTGTCCCGAACGTCGGCCTCATGGCCCAGGCAGCAGAAGAGTATGGCAGCCACGACAAGACCTTCGAGGCCCAGGTCCCCGGCAAGATCCAGGTGGTCGACGGCGCCGGCACTGTCCTGATCGAACACGAAGTTGCCCCGGGCGACATCTGGCGTGCCTGCCAGACCAAGGACCTGCCCATCCGCGATTGGGTGAAGCTGGCCGTAAACCGCGCCCGCGCGTCCCAGACCCCGGCTGTCTTCTGGCTCGACGAGACCCGTGCGCACGACGCCAAGCTCATCGAGAAGGTCCGCGAATACCTGCAGGAGCACGACACCGAGGGCCTGCAGATCGAGATCCTGTCCCCGGTGAAGGCCACCGCTTTCACCCTCGAGCGCATCCGCAAGGGCGAGGACACCATCTCCGTCACCGGCAACGTGCTCCGCGACTACCTCACGGACCTCTTCCCGATCCTGGAGTTGGGCACCAGCGCCAAGATGCTGTCCATCGTTCCGCTGATCAACGGCGGCGGGCTCTTCGAGACCGGTGCCGGCGGCTCCGCTCCGAAGCACGTCCAGCAGCTGCTGAAGGAGAACCACCTGCGCTGGGACAGCCTGGGTGAATTCCTGGCCCTGGCCGTCAGCTTCGAACACCTGGCCAACACCACGGACAACGCCCGCGCGCAGGTCCTGGCCGACACCCTGGACCGCGCCACCGGCACGTTCCTGCTCGAGAACAAGTCCCCGAGTCGCAAGGCCGGCGAGATCGACAACCGGGGCAGCCACTACTACCTGGCGCAGTACTGGGCACAGGAGCTCGCCAAGCAGACCGAGGACGCCGAGCTGGCAGCCTCCTTCGCATCGGTTGCCGACGCGCTGACCTCCAACGAGGAGGCCATCGTTTCCGAACTCCTGGGCGCACAGGGCCAGCCGGTGGACATCGGCGGTTACTACCGCCCGGACGCCGAGAAGGCCGCGGCCGTCATGCGGCCGTCCGCGACGCTCAACAAGATCGTTGCCAGCCTGAGCTGA
- a CDS encoding SRPBCC family protein, with the protein MATVQESITVDVPVRQAYNQWTQFEDFPNFMSGVDAVRQLDDTTVHFETSIAGVKREYDAQITVQEPDQRVTWESLNEPRNAGTVWFESLGANETKVNVELTWEPESAMEKLGAATGLDSRQVASDLRKFKKFIEERDTETGAWRESVSGGEVEGDAGSTAAGAGAGTGTGTGGVGTGAPGTTAAGAGVGAGAAGATGAGVGAGAVGADRETGTWGATAAGGNGDPGASTGYSEGAGMDAVPGRSYESGDAYDASATERPVSTDPDMAVDAPYGDEETGEPRNETRHTDTRRDDIPDR; encoded by the coding sequence ATGGCAACTGTCCAGGAATCGATCACCGTCGATGTCCCCGTACGCCAGGCCTATAACCAATGGACCCAGTTTGAGGATTTCCCCAACTTTATGAGCGGCGTCGACGCCGTCCGCCAGCTCGACGACACCACCGTTCATTTCGAAACCAGCATCGCCGGTGTGAAGCGCGAGTACGACGCCCAGATCACCGTCCAGGAGCCAGACCAGCGCGTCACGTGGGAGAGCCTCAACGAGCCCCGCAACGCCGGCACTGTATGGTTCGAGTCCCTGGGCGCCAACGAAACCAAGGTGAACGTCGAGCTGACGTGGGAGCCCGAATCGGCGATGGAGAAGCTCGGTGCAGCCACCGGACTCGATTCCCGGCAGGTCGCCTCGGACCTGAGGAAGTTCAAGAAGTTCATCGAGGAACGCGACACGGAAACCGGCGCCTGGCGTGAAAGCGTCAGCGGTGGCGAGGTAGAAGGTGATGCGGGTTCGACGGCGGCCGGCGCGGGAGCCGGAACCGGAACCGGAACCGGCGGCGTCGGAACAGGAGCGCCGGGTACGACGGCGGCGGGAGCCGGTGTAGGAGCCGGAGCAGCGGGAGCGACGGGAGCCGGCGTCGGAGCGGGAGCCGTCGGAGCAGACAGGGAGACAGGAACGTGGGGTGCCACAGCGGCAGGCGGCAACGGCGACCCGGGTGCCAGCACCGGCTACTCCGAGGGTGCCGGCATGGACGCGGTCCCGGGCCGCAGCTACGAATCAGGCGACGCCTACGACGCCTCGGCAACGGAGCGGCCCGTTAGCACCGACCCTGACATGGCGGTCGACGCACCGTACGGTGACGAGGAAACCGGCGAGCCGCGGAATGAAACCCGGCACACGGACACGCGCCGCGACGACATTCCCGACCGGTAG
- a CDS encoding catalase — protein sequence MPEEPVINIPGAPAGEQPAVVEPTTPREPLPPKPDQQGPEAVSPTGSPTGAPEHSRAQSGQYLTTAQGLRLTDTDHSLKAGSRGPILLQDHHLREKITHFDHERIPERVVHARGAGAHGVFRSYGTAANITRAGFLAKDVETPVFVRFSTVLGSRGSADTVRDTRGFSTKFYTDEGTYDLVGNNIPVFFIQDGIKFPDIVHAAKPHPDREIPQAQSAHDTFWDFVSLHTEAQAHTMWNMSDRGIPRSYRTMEGFGVHTFRLVDAAGATTLVKFHWKPKQGVHSLVWEEAQIINGMDPDFHRRDLADAIEAGAYPEWELGIQTFPDTEDQMFEGIDLLDPTKFVPEELAPVQPIGLMTLNANPVNYFAETEQVAFHPGHLVPGIDVTNDPLLQVRLFSYLDTQISRLGGPNFAQIPINRPQAPVNDMLRDGMHQTAVHAGVAPYRPNSLDGGCPFKAGADLGAFVDVPEAVAEAIKQRKNPASFDDHYSQPRLFFRSLTPVEQDHVIQAYTFELGKCYEKPVRERQLLALANIDASLCAAVARGLGMPAPDATEDVPDAQPSPAVSQLGKTWPVAGRVVGIVADESSDLEAVRDARKALDAAGIVPLVIAPSGGTLGGEADGGIPVQRTYLTARSTEFDAVIVAGSAAPADDAEQGLDAKAGEPGASLDPRVVLLLSEAFRHAKAIGAWGSGSAGVDAASIPDDAAGVVLGDDAGQVVPQIQELLAAHRVWERFPAAAS from the coding sequence GTGCCTGAAGAACCAGTTATCAACATCCCGGGAGCTCCGGCCGGCGAGCAACCCGCCGTCGTCGAACCCACCACCCCGCGGGAACCGCTGCCGCCCAAACCGGACCAGCAGGGGCCGGAAGCGGTGTCTCCGACCGGCAGCCCCACGGGTGCGCCGGAACACTCCCGTGCGCAGTCCGGCCAGTACCTGACCACCGCACAGGGGCTCCGGCTCACGGACACGGACCATTCGCTGAAAGCGGGGTCCCGGGGACCGATCCTGCTCCAGGACCACCACCTGCGGGAGAAGATCACCCACTTCGACCACGAGAGGATTCCCGAGCGCGTGGTGCACGCCCGGGGCGCCGGTGCCCACGGCGTCTTCCGTTCGTACGGCACCGCCGCCAACATCACCCGCGCAGGCTTCCTTGCCAAGGATGTGGAGACGCCGGTGTTCGTCAGGTTCTCTACAGTCCTGGGCTCGCGCGGGTCCGCCGACACCGTGCGCGACACTCGGGGTTTCTCCACCAAGTTCTACACCGACGAGGGAACCTACGACCTCGTGGGCAACAACATTCCCGTGTTCTTCATTCAGGACGGAATCAAGTTCCCGGACATCGTGCACGCCGCAAAGCCGCATCCGGACCGCGAGATCCCGCAGGCCCAGAGCGCCCATGACACCTTCTGGGACTTCGTGTCCCTGCACACCGAGGCGCAGGCGCACACCATGTGGAACATGTCCGACCGCGGGATTCCCCGTTCCTACCGGACCATGGAGGGCTTCGGCGTCCACACCTTCCGCCTGGTTGACGCCGCGGGCGCCACGACGCTCGTCAAGTTCCACTGGAAACCCAAGCAGGGCGTGCACTCCCTGGTCTGGGAGGAGGCCCAGATCATCAACGGCATGGATCCGGACTTCCACCGGCGGGACCTGGCCGATGCGATCGAGGCCGGCGCCTACCCGGAGTGGGAGCTGGGCATCCAGACCTTCCCCGACACCGAGGACCAGATGTTCGAGGGGATCGACCTGCTGGATCCAACAAAGTTTGTGCCCGAGGAGCTGGCTCCCGTCCAGCCGATCGGGCTGATGACGCTCAACGCCAACCCGGTCAACTACTTCGCGGAAACGGAGCAGGTGGCCTTCCACCCGGGGCACCTCGTTCCGGGCATCGACGTCACCAACGACCCGCTGCTGCAGGTCCGGCTGTTCTCCTACCTCGACACCCAGATTTCGCGGCTGGGCGGGCCGAACTTCGCGCAGATCCCCATCAACCGTCCGCAGGCTCCGGTGAACGACATGCTGCGCGACGGCATGCACCAGACCGCCGTCCACGCCGGAGTGGCGCCCTACCGGCCCAACTCCCTCGACGGCGGCTGCCCGTTCAAGGCCGGGGCTGACCTCGGGGCGTTCGTCGATGTCCCGGAAGCGGTGGCCGAGGCCATCAAGCAGCGGAAGAATCCGGCATCCTTCGACGACCACTACAGCCAGCCGCGGCTGTTCTTCCGGAGCCTCACGCCGGTGGAGCAGGACCACGTGATCCAGGCCTACACGTTCGAGCTCGGCAAGTGCTACGAGAAGCCGGTCCGTGAGCGCCAGCTGCTCGCACTGGCAAACATCGACGCCTCACTGTGCGCCGCCGTGGCCCGCGGGCTGGGCATGCCCGCCCCTGACGCCACCGAGGACGTGCCTGACGCCCAGCCCAGCCCTGCCGTATCCCAGCTGGGAAAGACCTGGCCGGTGGCCGGCCGCGTGGTGGGAATCGTGGCGGACGAGTCCAGTGATCTGGAGGCTGTCCGGGACGCCCGCAAGGCGCTCGACGCCGCGGGGATCGTGCCGCTGGTGATCGCACCGTCCGGCGGGACGCTCGGGGGAGAGGCCGACGGCGGGATCCCGGTTCAGCGGACCTACCTCACCGCCCGCTCCACCGAGTTCGACGCGGTCATCGTGGCAGGATCGGCGGCACCGGCGGACGACGCCGAACAGGGGCTGGACGCGAAGGCCGGCGAGCCCGGCGCCTCGCTTGATCCCCGCGTCGTGCTGCTGCTGTCGGAGGCGTTCCGCCACGCCAAGGCCATCGGGGCCTGGGGATCCGGCTCCGCAGGGGTGGATGCGGCCAGCATCCCGGATGACGCGGCCGGCGTGGTGCTCGGCGATGATGCCGGGCAGGTGGTTCCGCAGATCCAGGAGCTGCTGGCTGCCCACAGGGTGTGGGAGCGTTTCCCGGCAGCTGCTTCCTGA
- a CDS encoding mucin-associated surface protein — MSPSRVPAVWRRAITVLTGCMLAAGLAGCAGAAPELETNAAAKLQQQVLEVTKSAAGSNPAAALKSLDRLTSELDAAAAAGQVSFKRHRSITAAINSVRADLITAVQAAKKGATDAAAKAAAAAKPTAAPKPSLTTAPAVVLPAPAPAVMVPAPANSGRQDNSGKGSSGGNKDKGRGKNKD; from the coding sequence ATGAGCCCGAGCCGGGTACCGGCCGTGTGGCGCCGGGCGATCACCGTCCTCACCGGGTGCATGTTGGCAGCCGGGCTGGCCGGCTGCGCCGGTGCCGCCCCGGAACTCGAGACAAACGCGGCGGCAAAGTTGCAGCAGCAGGTCCTGGAGGTCACCAAGTCCGCGGCAGGTAGCAACCCCGCCGCCGCACTGAAGTCCCTGGACCGGCTGACCTCTGAGCTGGATGCTGCGGCGGCTGCCGGGCAGGTCTCCTTCAAACGCCACCGGAGCATAACGGCCGCGATCAACTCCGTCCGGGCCGACCTCATCACGGCAGTGCAGGCAGCCAAGAAGGGCGCTACGGATGCTGCTGCGAAGGCGGCTGCGGCCGCGAAGCCCACCGCAGCCCCGAAACCCTCGCTGACGACCGCACCGGCGGTCGTGCTCCCGGCTCCCGCACCAGCGGTCATGGTCCCGGCTCCTGCGAACAGCGGACGGCAGGACAACTCAGGCAAGGGCAGCTCGGGGGGGAACAAGGACAAGGGGCGGGGCAAGAACAAGGACTAG
- a CDS encoding serine/threonine-protein kinase — MSEQSPSGVATDVLGGRYLLGGVIGRGGMSSVYAARDQNLGRDVALKLFAPQAADADELKRQEAEIRLLATLNHPSLVTLFDAGVDTRVPDQPRPFLTMELVDGEDLRSRIRHSRVPLDELSVIGAGVADALAYVHGLGIIHRDIKPANILLVQVRPGEPVRPKLTDFGIARIVDGTRLTATGTMVGTAAYLSPEQATGSPLSPASDIYSLGLVLLECIKGTVEYPGSAVESAVARLHRAPEIPAELPAQWQHLLAAMTALEPLERPSAADLEVALRHALVSPESAPGDLTEEHTRVLPELPSRPPSILPVGAAQTEPTARTTAKTQAKSAAPGRNSRSAGTKPRSRRFRIGSALAAAALLGGAAAVTVAANSAEMPDVVPYPSVSGTLGDHLVELQRSVEP, encoded by the coding sequence GTGTCAGAACAATCGCCCAGCGGGGTGGCAACGGATGTATTGGGCGGGCGCTACCTGCTGGGTGGGGTGATCGGACGCGGCGGCATGTCGTCGGTCTATGCGGCCAGGGACCAGAACCTGGGCCGGGACGTGGCCCTGAAGCTCTTCGCCCCCCAGGCCGCAGATGCCGATGAACTCAAGCGGCAGGAAGCCGAGATCCGGCTTCTGGCGACACTGAACCATCCCAGCCTTGTCACGCTCTTCGACGCCGGCGTGGATACCCGCGTCCCGGACCAGCCGAGGCCCTTTCTCACCATGGAACTCGTGGATGGGGAGGACCTGCGCAGCCGCATCCGGCACAGCCGCGTTCCGCTCGACGAACTGTCCGTGATTGGCGCCGGAGTCGCCGACGCCCTCGCCTATGTTCACGGGCTGGGCATCATCCACCGCGACATCAAACCCGCCAACATTCTCCTGGTCCAGGTTCGTCCCGGCGAGCCGGTGCGGCCGAAACTGACGGACTTTGGTATTGCCCGGATCGTAGACGGGACCCGTCTCACGGCCACCGGCACCATGGTGGGCACGGCAGCGTACCTGAGCCCTGAGCAGGCGACGGGCTCCCCCCTTTCGCCCGCGTCGGACATCTATTCGCTCGGCCTCGTGCTGCTTGAATGCATCAAGGGCACTGTTGAGTATCCGGGCAGCGCGGTGGAATCGGCAGTTGCCCGGCTGCATCGTGCCCCTGAAATCCCTGCCGAACTGCCCGCACAATGGCAGCACCTGCTGGCGGCCATGACCGCCCTCGAACCGCTGGAGCGGCCCTCCGCCGCGGACTTGGAAGTGGCTCTCCGGCACGCCCTCGTTTCACCGGAGTCCGCTCCCGGAGACCTGACCGAGGAGCACACCCGCGTTCTCCCCGAACTCCCGTCGCGGCCGCCGTCGATTCTTCCGGTCGGGGCTGCTCAAACGGAACCCACTGCCAGAACGACAGCCAAGACACAGGCCAAGTCAGCTGCTCCCGGCCGCAACAGCCGCTCGGCCGGCACGAAACCCCGGAGCCGGCGCTTTCGGATTGGCTCGGCCCTTGCGGCGGCAGCCCTGCTGGGCGGCGCAGCTGCCGTGACCGTGGCCGCCAACTCAGCTGAGATGCCCGACGTCGTTCCCTACCCCAGCGTGAGCGGCACCTTGGGTGACCATCTCGTGGAGCTGCAACGGAGCGTTGAACCATGA
- a CDS encoding beta strand repeat-containing protein has protein sequence MALGATAASADTTATGAVNIASETASADLNASTSLGLLGGPAPSNSSAVSVNADLDLNTGTPNGSTAAVAPAATALVDVNLGGTGTGTVAPVADATAVVDISLGNTTADAAPTAPAATVAAAADVNLGNTAVTGTDTAVPAADVVAAVDVNLGNAAPGTGTAVPAADVAAAVDVNLGNAAPGTGTAVPAADVAAAVDVNLGNAAPGTGTAVPAADATALVDVNLGNAALSGTDAVVPAADATALVDVNLGNAALSGTDAVVPAADATALVDVNLGNAALSGTDAVVPAADATALVDVNLGNTTVSGTDAVVPAADATALVDVNLGNNSGTGTTLPDLAAVVDINLGNTDSLGTGAEGAVDLGLGSGNDASVDLGVDLGIGLGAGTVTTPPATDPDAGTGNGTDPGDGTGTDGTGTGTDGTGTDGTATGTDGAGTGTDGTATGTDGTGTDGTGTTGTGTTGTDGNGSVTDTAGGAATGAGTVSTTTGAAILPAGSVTTGVNASESTAIMANGNMATKQQTLANTGADAGLLPLALVLLAIGALLVIRRKKA, from the coding sequence TTGGCTCTCGGCGCAACCGCGGCGAGCGCGGATACCACTGCCACAGGCGCGGTCAATATCGCGTCTGAAACCGCCTCGGCGGACCTCAATGCTTCGACGTCGCTGGGTCTGCTGGGTGGCCCAGCGCCGTCGAATTCTTCCGCGGTCAGCGTCAATGCCGACCTCGATCTCAACACCGGTACCCCGAACGGCAGCACTGCCGCCGTGGCACCGGCCGCCACCGCCCTGGTCGACGTCAATCTCGGTGGCACCGGAACGGGGACGGTTGCTCCGGTGGCTGACGCCACCGCGGTTGTAGACATTAGCCTCGGCAACACGACGGCGGATGCCGCCCCGACTGCTCCCGCAGCCACTGTGGCAGCTGCCGCAGACGTCAACCTCGGTAATACCGCAGTGACAGGAACGGACACCGCTGTTCCTGCCGCTGACGTAGTAGCCGCGGTCGACGTCAACCTCGGCAACGCGGCACCCGGAACGGGCACCGCTGTTCCTGCCGCTGACGTAGCAGCCGCGGTCGACGTCAACCTCGGCAACGCGGCACCCGGAACGGGCACCGCTGTTCCCGCCGCTGACGTAGCAGCCGCGGTCGACGTCAACCTCGGCAACGCGGCACCCGGAACGGGCACCGCTGTTCCCGCCGCCGACGCCACCGCCCTGGTCGACGTGAACCTCGGCAATGCCGCACTGTCGGGAACGGACGCCGTTGTTCCCGCCGCCGACGCCACCGCCCTGGTCGACGTGAACCTCGGCAATGCCGCACTGTCGGGAACGGACGCCGTCGTTCCCGCCGCCGACGCCACCGCCCTGGTCGACGTGAACCTCGGCAATGCCGCACTGTCGGGAACGGACGCCGTCGTTCCCGCCGCCGACGCCACCGCCCTGGTCGACGTGAACCTCGGCAACACCACCGTGTCGGGAACGGACGCCGTTGTTCCCGCCGCCGACGCCACCGCCCTGGTCGACGTCAACCTCGGCAACAACAGCGGCACCGGAACCACCCTCCCCGACCTGGCCGCCGTCGTCGACATCAACCTCGGCAACACGGATTCCTTGGGAACTGGTGCTGAGGGCGCCGTCGACCTCGGGCTGGGCTCGGGAAATGATGCATCCGTGGACCTGGGTGTCGATCTGGGCATCGGCCTTGGCGCAGGAACTGTGACCACGCCCCCTGCCACTGATCCGGATGCCGGAACCGGCAACGGAACCGATCCGGGCGATGGAACGGGAACCGATGGAACCGGAACTGGTACCGATGGAACGGGAACTGACGGAACCGCAACGGGAACCGATGGAGCCGGCACCGGCACTGACGGCACCGCAACGGGCACCGACGGAACCGGCACTGACGGCACCGGCACCACCGGCACCGGCACTACCGGCACCGACGGAAACGGATCCGTAACCGACACAGCCGGTGGAGCCGCAACGGGCGCCGGCACAGTGTCCACCACGACGGGCGCCGCTATCCTGCCCGCCGGCTCGGTGACCACAGGCGTCAACGCGTCGGAGAGCACGGCAATCATGGCCAACGGAAACATGGCCACCAAACAGCAGACGCTTGCCAACACCGGAGCCGACGCTGGGCTGCTGCCTCTCGCCCTGGTCCTGCTCGCCATCGGTGCGCTGCTGGTGATCCGCAGGAAGAAGGCCTAA
- a CDS encoding Gfo/Idh/MocA family protein — MTSPIAKPWLFSQSNQDPLAATGRRLRWGVIATGRIASLVSQDLALLEDAELYAVSSRTQHTADAFAAEFGFAVGYGDDGGQHGYERLLADDTVDVVYVATPHAQHHRVVLAALRAGKHVLCEKAFTINAREAAELIEVAREKKLFLMEAVWSRFLPSMQRAFEIAHSGELGTVQWVTADLGFPAPYSPTARLWAVQDGGGALLDLTVYPLLWALGTLGFPQTVSAMGTLNDDGVDAQNALTLGYHHGAQAQLTSSLLAHGPRAATVAGSLGYLQTLGSINNPKKLVVGIGQEPPRAEHFEVMGRGYTYELREVTRCVQQGLTESPVMPLEDSLNTMRLFDGVRAQLGVAYPNDAH, encoded by the coding sequence ATGACCTCGCCGATCGCCAAGCCGTGGCTCTTCAGCCAGTCCAACCAGGATCCCCTTGCCGCCACAGGCCGCCGGCTGCGCTGGGGTGTCATTGCCACGGGTCGGATCGCTTCCCTGGTGTCGCAGGACCTGGCGCTGCTGGAGGACGCGGAACTCTACGCCGTCAGCTCCCGCACCCAGCACACCGCGGACGCTTTTGCAGCCGAATTCGGTTTTGCCGTGGGGTACGGGGACGACGGCGGACAGCACGGCTACGAGCGGCTCCTCGCCGACGACACTGTGGATGTGGTGTACGTGGCCACCCCGCACGCCCAGCACCACCGGGTGGTGCTCGCTGCGCTGCGGGCGGGCAAGCATGTGCTCTGCGAAAAGGCCTTCACCATCAACGCCCGTGAGGCGGCCGAGCTGATCGAGGTGGCCCGCGAGAAGAAGCTGTTCCTGATGGAGGCCGTGTGGAGCCGCTTCCTGCCCAGCATGCAGAGGGCCTTCGAGATCGCGCATTCCGGCGAACTCGGAACCGTCCAGTGGGTCACGGCGGACCTCGGCTTCCCGGCGCCTTACTCTCCCACCGCCCGGCTCTGGGCCGTCCAGGACGGCGGCGGCGCCCTCCTGGACCTCACCGTCTACCCGCTGCTGTGGGCCCTCGGCACCCTGGGTTTCCCGCAGACGGTCAGTGCCATGGGCACTTTGAACGACGACGGCGTGGACGCCCAGAATGCGCTCACGCTGGGTTACCACCACGGCGCCCAGGCACAGCTCACCTCGTCCCTGCTGGCCCATGGCCCCCGCGCCGCAACGGTAGCAGGCAGCCTGGGGTACCTGCAGACACTCGGCTCCATCAATAACCCCAAAAAACTGGTGGTGGGGATCGGGCAGGAGCCGCCGCGAGCGGAACACTTCGAGGTGATGGGCCGGGGCTACACGTACGAGCTTCGTGAAGTGACGCGGTGCGTCCAGCAAGGTCTCACCGAGAGCCCGGTCATGCCGCTGGAGGACTCCCTTAATACGATGCGGCTGTTCGATGGCGTGCGCGCCCAGCTAGGTGTCGCGTATCCGAACGATGCCCACTGA
- a CDS encoding ABC transporter ATP-binding protein, giving the protein MIEVKDLVRTFKSGDRTIKPVNGVSFELAQGTLASIVGKSGSGKSTLLSLLGALDKPTSGDVVVNGVSLAGMPDGKLTEYRRRDIGFVFQQFNLVPNLSALDNVMLPMEFAGVRKSVRAERARALLEQVQLDPDKQGRRINRLSGGEQQRVAVARALANEPKLILADEPTGNLDEQTGEHIIELLSSLSRDHNTTILVVTHDRTLANKTDRRFRLQQGRLTEEPVRGRAAEPAAV; this is encoded by the coding sequence ATGATTGAAGTCAAGGATCTGGTCCGCACGTTCAAGTCCGGCGATCGCACCATCAAACCGGTCAACGGTGTCAGCTTCGAACTGGCGCAGGGCACGCTGGCGTCCATCGTGGGCAAGAGCGGCAGCGGCAAGAGCACTCTCCTGTCCCTCCTGGGTGCCTTGGACAAGCCCACCAGCGGAGACGTCGTCGTCAACGGCGTGAGCCTGGCAGGCATGCCGGACGGCAAGCTGACTGAATACCGGCGCCGCGACATCGGGTTCGTGTTCCAGCAGTTCAACCTTGTCCCCAACCTGTCCGCGCTGGACAACGTCATGCTGCCCATGGAGTTCGCCGGGGTGCGGAAGTCCGTCCGGGCAGAGCGGGCACGGGCGCTGCTGGAGCAGGTGCAGCTCGACCCGGACAAGCAGGGCCGGCGGATCAACCGGCTCTCCGGCGGCGAGCAGCAGCGGGTGGCGGTTGCCCGGGCCCTCGCCAACGAACCCAAGCTGATCCTCGCCGACGAGCCCACGGGCAACCTCGATGAGCAGACCGGCGAGCACATCATCGAACTGCTCAGCTCCCTCAGCCGCGACCACAACACCACCATCCTGGTGGTCACGCACGACCGCACGCTCGCCAACAAGACGGACCGCCGGTTCCGGCTGCAGCAGGGCAGGCTGACGGAGGAGCCCGTCCGCGGCCGCGCTGCTGAGCCGGCGGCAGTCTAG